One region of Pogona vitticeps strain Pit_001003342236 chromosome 1, PviZW2.1, whole genome shotgun sequence genomic DNA includes:
- the FSAF1 gene encoding 40S small subunit processome assembly factor 1 isoform X2 — MQKVDQKIQDFVTRLLGKPVRDENKKRKRQKRNPLATATKTASNNLSEDRYVNSEFGAVTPGKRKKSSNFFDSLKEELAYDCINQEKCIPEFSSSNAAQLKSDQQGNMAEVEVVTFHGQPKKKKNKWDNSEVNVSKVKMIVEEKHSNSQEFNLEKARLEVHQFGITGFEKKEQRVLEQERAVMLGAKPPKKEYLNYKILQQKIKEKKAKKEETVMENKSDSLKRQKKKGHEERKSRKKTKQNILPTGQVGTFKNGTLILRSSDIKKIKSSKVVK; from the exons ATGCAGAAGGTTGATCAGAAGATACAAGACTTTGTTACAAGACTATTGG GCAAACCAGTACGTGATGAAAACAAAAAgcgaaaaaggcaaaaaagaaatccactggcGACAGCAACAAAGACAGCCAGTAATAATTTATCAGAAGACAGATATGTGAATTCTGAATTTGGTGCAGTAACTCCAGGCAAGAGGAAAAAGTCCTCCAACTTTTTTGATAGCCTGAAAGAGGAACTGGCTTATGACTGTATTAATCAGGAAAAGTGTATCCCAGAATTCAGTTCCTCCAATGCTGCCCAGCTGAAATCTGACCAGCAGGGAAACATGGCAGAAGTTGAAGTTGTGACATTTCATGGTCAgcctaaaaagaagaaaaacaaatgggatAATAGTGAAGTTAATGTTTCTAAG gtGAAAATGATTGTTGAAGAAAAACATTCCAATAGCCAAGAATTTAACTTGGAAAAA GCTCGTTTGGAAGTGCACCAGTTTGGAATCACTGGATTTGAGAAAAAGGAACAGCGGGTTTTAGAACAAGAACGTGCTGTCATGTTGGGAGCAAAG CCTCCTAAAAAAGAATATCTGAACTACAAGATTCTTCAacagaaaatcaaagaaaaaaaagcaaagaaagaagagactGTCATG GAAAATAAATCTGATTCTCTCaagaggcagaagaaaaaagGACATGAAGAGAG GAAGTCTAGGAAGAAGACAAAGCAGAACATATTGCCTACAGGACAAGTTGGAACATTTAAAAATGGGACCCTGATTCTTCGTAGTTCTGACATAAAGAAAATCAAATCTTCCAAAGTAGTTAAATGA
- the FSAF1 gene encoding 40S small subunit processome assembly factor 1 isoform X1, translated as MGKDGKARGTDSELVPEDDADTAKSLIPASRLLDAVLNDLYDFGKPVRDENKKRKRQKRNPLATATKTASNNLSEDRYVNSEFGAVTPGKRKKSSNFFDSLKEELAYDCINQEKCIPEFSSSNAAQLKSDQQGNMAEVEVVTFHGQPKKKKNKWDNSEVNVSKVKMIVEEKHSNSQEFNLEKARLEVHQFGITGFEKKEQRVLEQERAVMLGAKPPKKEYLNYKILQQKIKEKKAKKEETVMENKSDSLKRQKKKGHEERKSRKKTKQNILPTGQVGTFKNGTLILRSSDIKKIKSSKVVK; from the exons ATGGGGAAAGACGGCAAGGCGAGGGGGACCGACAGCGAGCTCGTGCCGGAGGATGATGCAGATACAGCGAAAAGTCTCATCCCCGCCAGCCGCCTGCTAGACGCCGTCCTGAACGACCTGTATGATTTTG GCAAACCAGTACGTGATGAAAACAAAAAgcgaaaaaggcaaaaaagaaatccactggcGACAGCAACAAAGACAGCCAGTAATAATTTATCAGAAGACAGATATGTGAATTCTGAATTTGGTGCAGTAACTCCAGGCAAGAGGAAAAAGTCCTCCAACTTTTTTGATAGCCTGAAAGAGGAACTGGCTTATGACTGTATTAATCAGGAAAAGTGTATCCCAGAATTCAGTTCCTCCAATGCTGCCCAGCTGAAATCTGACCAGCAGGGAAACATGGCAGAAGTTGAAGTTGTGACATTTCATGGTCAgcctaaaaagaagaaaaacaaatgggatAATAGTGAAGTTAATGTTTCTAAG gtGAAAATGATTGTTGAAGAAAAACATTCCAATAGCCAAGAATTTAACTTGGAAAAA GCTCGTTTGGAAGTGCACCAGTTTGGAATCACTGGATTTGAGAAAAAGGAACAGCGGGTTTTAGAACAAGAACGTGCTGTCATGTTGGGAGCAAAG CCTCCTAAAAAAGAATATCTGAACTACAAGATTCTTCAacagaaaatcaaagaaaaaaaagcaaagaaagaagagactGTCATG GAAAATAAATCTGATTCTCTCaagaggcagaagaaaaaagGACATGAAGAGAG GAAGTCTAGGAAGAAGACAAAGCAGAACATATTGCCTACAGGACAAGTTGGAACATTTAAAAATGGGACCCTGATTCTTCGTAGTTCTGACATAAAGAAAATCAAATCTTCCAAAGTAGTTAAATGA